In the Candidatus Saganbacteria bacterium genome, CTGGAAGCCGCCTGAAAATTCAAGAGGGGACCTGTACATTTCTTCTTCAGAAAAACCAAGCCCGGATAATATCTTCTCGGCCTTCCATATCTGGTCCTGCTCCTGCGGCCGCAGCCCCAGGCAGGCTTCCTGCAGAACGGTCGGCTCGTAAAATCTGAGATGCTGTTTTAAATATCCTACGGTATAATTTTTCGGCAGTGAAAGATGCCCCTCATCAGGGGACATCTCCCCGGTGATAAGCTTAAATAGCGTGGTTTTTCCGGAGCCGTTCCTTCCTACAAGGCCAATTCTTTCACCGCTATGGATATTGAAGCCTATATCATCGAATAGTGTCTGGTCCCCGAATGTCAGGGATAAATTGCATACTTGCAGCATATTATTAATATAGCATGAGCAAAGGTGCTTGACAGACAAAACCCTATCGAGGCAGTCACTCACATATGGGGTATTATTTAATTCCGCAGAACCTCAAAAAATTGCCGCCGAGCATATTTGAAACATCCCTCGCGATATCCTCCTCGGTGAGCGGAGTCCCTTTCGGTAATTTTAAATATTGCGCTGTAAGGACATCAGCGATGATCTGACGCGAATGTGACCATTTATATGCCAGTTGGTCAAGCACGCGCGCGTCCGAATGCTGCGGTACAACGGTAGTTCCCGCAAGTTCAAGCCTCAAGGTAGTTATCCTTTCGATCTCGGCCGGGGTGTTAAGGAACCACCAGCATCCGAAAGGCATCAGGTTCGGGAATTTGCGGGCAGCGACCGCCAGCTCTCTCTGATTGGTATCGGAGAGCAGCGTGACGAAGAACCTGACATCTGGAGTATTGCTGCAAAGCCGCTCGACGGCTTCAATGGTCGCACTTCCGACACCGTCCCCGGCTTGGCCGAGGATCGGATTGACGCCTCTTTTTACTCCGATCATCAGCGCTACGGGCAGATCCCTCTCTTTTGCCATCGGCAGGACCGCATTATTAAACATTTCCGTGATATGACCATTGTCCGTGCTTGTTTTGGTCAGTTCTCCTGAAGAAGGATAGTCAAAGTCCGGCGGAAGAGAGGCTGCAAGATATACCGGCTTCATTTTATCAGCCCAAGTTTCCAAAAATCTTCTTATACCGGTAAAATCATGAGAACCGGAGACTCCCATGACCTGTACGGCTTTGGTCCAATTTGTGAAAAGAGGGTCGACCCTGAGAGCTGTCATGAAGCGCCGGTCAGGTTGAACTCCCTTTTCCCAGACAGCCCTTTCCTCGTCAACGAAAGGATCATTCGTCATTACAACACGGTCGATATTAGCCAGTCTAAAAATAGTCTCTATATGCCTTTCATATGGTTTGTTCCCGAGAGCCTTTCTGTATCCGGTCAGATCGGGCTGCCTTAAGTTTTGGCCTAACATGCTCAATGTCGTCAGGACACCCCTGCATGCTTCGGATACGGGCGTATTGTCGACGAACAAAGTCTTGTAGATGCGATCAGCCTTCTGATCAATTGGAAGTCTGTTAAATGAAGCGATAGCCGAGGCGGTAACTTGAGACCGGTCTTGCAGGCCTATTGTCCTGAAATATTCCGCTTGCAGATAATGATATGTCATAAGATGATCGATGCCCCATAAGTTCAAACTTCCGAAAGGCGGGCTGAAAAGGTGGGTGTGCATGTCGACCACTTTGCAGTCCCTGACCCGTCTTGCGATCGCGCTTGATATATCCGCCGGATGATTAAGAACAGCTGACCCTACTATCATGATATTCTCCTTTTCGATTATTTGCTTACATTCTCTTGTCGAACGTTCTTTTTGAAAATTTCACTTAATTTTCACCGGTTCGTTTATCCTAAGCAAGGGCCTATTCAGTTTTGATCCTTAGCGGAAAAATAGTTATTGTTTCCCTTGTGATGCCCATCATATCGCCGGGAAAGGACTCATGTCCCATGCCGGGAGCGGCATCAGTGCTTATCGCAAATTTTTCCAGCGAAACCCTCCTGTTCCTGCCGTCCTCGGTCCAGCTGACCGACTTTGCGTTAAGAGCTTCCTCCAATTCCCGTCTCCAGTTCGGTTTCTGATGCATCAAGGATACGTGTTGCGTGACCGCTGTCAGCCCGAAAAATTCCTGATTGCCGGTTTTTTTTGTGACCGGATTTATTCTGCTGACCGTGCTGTAATAGGTCCCATACTGCCTGAGATCTACCGTTTCCTCCAGGGCCTTTCTAAGCAGAGTTAAGACAGCACCTTTTTCGGACTTGCTGAGAGAACCATAGTTTTTTGAGCTTGAGGACGACCCCGAGCAGCCGCTCAATAACAGCGGCGAACAAATGATGAACAGTGCTACTGTCGCGATCTGCGATGAGACTGTTTCCTTTGCCTCCGGCCTGTCTACGGGTTTTGCCGCTGTCTGGCGCTGCTGCGAGACATTATAAGCGATCCCTCCTGATATCGATTGCACCGTATTTGTCATGATTTAGTCTCCTTACCAGCGGCTCCTGCGAGTTGTCTTTCGGCTTCCCTGATTTTTAAAATCCTCTGTTCGCAACGCGCCTTTAGAGCAGGTGTAGCGTTTGACTGGCCATTTATTTGCTCGATAATATGAATACTATCGGCTACATTTAACAGTCGTTCGAGAACATCTATATCCAGGAGGTAGCAAACTACTCTTGACTGCGCCCTCCGCACGCCGTCAATTGTCGCCTTAGCCCGCTCATTTTTTAGGGCGATAAGCAATAATATGTCATTTGATGTTTCTGGATGCGCAGCTATAAGGCCCATTGCTATGTCATCTTTGCAAATATTATAGATCCGCGTAATATCTGCTCCGGACAGTCCTGCACATAATCTTTTAAAAGCGTTGGAGTGGTCTTCCGGGGATTTTTCGATTATGCGCATCAATGTTCCCCTTCCGGCATTATCTGCAGAAGATAAGACTGCCAGCATGGGATCTCCGTCATTTAGGGACTCGACCATTTTCCGGATCTCACTATCAGCAATAAATGCTTTTATTGTTGCGAAAGCCGCCATTTTCCTTTGATGGTCTATCTGGCGATCCAGCATTACGGATACGCAAACATATTTCGGGACGATGCCGGCGGCAAGATAGGATGCGGCAATCTTATTACAAGGCAATGACTGAAACGCTTGATCCCTTGTATTACTTTGTACGCTCATAAGCCTTTCAGTCGATATTGTTCCGGTCGTGATCCGCCTTATCAGCTGCAACAGGACATCATTTTGTGGAGCAAACGCTCCTGATCGCGCAACAAAATATTCCGATCTTGATAACCGGGCCAATGTCCAATTATTAATGAACGGGTCCGCCGCTTTGCTTATTTGTGATGAGAGCGGGTCGTGCACCCCCAAGAACCTTCCGTGGCCGAACATGAACTTTCCGAGCGTTGCGGTATGGCCGTATTTACTGATCAGTAACATGAATGATCCTCCTTTTTACTTTCCTTTTTCCGCTATTTTTCTGTTGCAACGCGCTATGAGATCGGCGCTTGCATTCGGCTGACTTTTTATTAACTCTAGAATGTAGATGTTATCGGCCACATTAAATAGCCGTTCAATAACGTCCCCTTCAAGATGATGGAAAAGTAATATTGCCTGTGCCCTATGCACTCCTTCAATTGGCGCCTTAGCCCGTGGAAGTTTTAGGGCGATATCCAATAATACAGTTTGCGGAGTCTCGGGGTGCGCGGCTATGAGGCCCATCACTGCCTTGTCTTTACAAGTAGTATAGATCTGACTTATGTCTGCTCCGGACAGTCCCTCACTTAGTCTT is a window encoding:
- a CDS encoding glucuronate isomerase, which translates into the protein MIVGSAVLNHPADISSAIARRVRDCKVVDMHTHLFSPPFGSLNLWGIDHLMTYHYLQAEYFRTIGLQDRSQVTASAIASFNRLPIDQKADRIYKTLFVDNTPVSEACRGVLTTLSMLGQNLRQPDLTGYRKALGNKPYERHIETIFRLANIDRVVMTNDPFVDEERAVWEKGVQPDRRFMTALRVDPLFTNWTKAVQVMGVSGSHDFTGIRRFLETWADKMKPVYLAASLPPDFDYPSSGELTKTSTDNGHITEMFNNAVLPMAKERDLPVALMIGVKRGVNPILGQAGDGVGSATIEAVERLCSNTPDVRFFVTLLSDTNQRELAVAARKFPNLMPFGCWWFLNTPAEIERITTLRLELAGTTVVPQHSDARVLDQLAYKWSHSRQIIADVLTAQYLKLPKGTPLTEEDIARDVSNMLGGNFLRFCGIK